TTGTGCCAAGTATGCAGTTGCAATAGGCTGTCCATGCCCATCAGCCACCACAATTCTGCCGACGGAAACTGCTGGCGGAATACCTGCACGGTGTCGAACGTATAGGTTTTGCCTTCACGCACAATATCGCAGTCGCTTACTGCAAAACGCTCATCGGCTTCGGCGGCCAGTGCCGTCATTTCCAAGCGGTGCTGCGCGGAAACGCCGGTCGGATCTTCCTTGTGGTAAGGATTGCCGGCCGGCAGCAACACCACCATATCCAATCCCACTTCATCGGCAAACGCCTGCGCAATCGCAAAGTGTCCGTTGTGAAAAGGATTGAAGGTACCGCCGAACAAACCGATTTTTTTCATACCACACCTATTCCGTTATTGAGGCCGTCTGAAAAACAGCCCGTTTTTTTACTGCGGCGCAACCGCACATTCCGTTTTACCGTCCACCACAACCGTCAATTTTCCGGTAGCGGGATGAATCACCAAACCGTGTACCGCAATCTCGGCAGGCATCAACGGATGGCGGCGGATAATGCTCACCGTATGGCGCACACTGTCTTCCACGTTATCGAAACCGGTCAGCCAACCGTCCAAATCGATACCGGCGTTACGCAAAGTCACCACCCTGTCATCGGGAATGCCGTGCTCGTGCGTGCGCTTCAAAAACTTTTCCGGATTCAAACCGCGCATACCGCAGTCATGGTGCGCAATCACCATAATTTCTTTTACTTTCAGCTCGAATACCGCCACCAACAAGCTGCGCATTACCGAACCCCAAGGATGCGTTACCAACGCACCGGCATTCTTGATCAGCTTGGCATCACCGTTTTTCAAACCCAAAGCCCTAGGCAGCAATTCCACCATACGCGCATCCATGCACGACAAAATAGCCAATTCTTTTTCTGGATATTTGTTGCTGAAGAACTGGGCATATTCGCCGGAATCGACAAACTCCCGGTTAAACGCCAATATTTTGTCCAACTCGCTCACGGTAGGTATTCCTTTCACTTCCTGATGTTTTATGGCAAACCGCTTTATTTTAATGCCTGTGAATGTGCCGATACCTGAAAACGGCACGGCAAAAGCAGCAAAAGTTTAAGTGGGTTTGCAATATAGATGCATCTTGTGCGTGGGCATTATAACCCGTTACGCACGCTTGCAGAAAGAAAGCTGCCCACAGGCAGCTTGCGACTCATCAGGCCAAATCCCGAAACCTTCTTCTAAAATACAGTAGCGCCGGATTATCCACTTGGGCGCACACGTGGATTTCATTCATTTCCACATAGAATACCCTATGCGTTCCGACTTCGTGTTGCGCCACAACCTGACCGTGCAGATGCGCCAATGCGCCTTCAACCTGCAGCTGCCCCAAGCGGCCGCGGTGCCAAATATGATACTCAAAACGCTCTTCCGGCGAGAGCTTAGTAATCCCGGCAAAATGTTCCGCCACATCTTGCTGCTTGGCTGACAAAACATTAATACACAAAGCCTGATTTTCTTCCAAAACCGGAATAATGGCCGACTTCCTGTTAATGCACAACATAACCGTTGGAGGCTCGTCAGTTACCGGCGCCACCGCCGTCATGGTAATTCCGTAGCGCCCTGCCGCGCCGTCAGTCGTAATCACATGAACGCCTGCGGCACACGAAGCCATAGCATTACGGAACTGCTGCTGCAAATTTTCAGGTAGTGTGTCGGTCATTCTTATCTTCGTTATTTCTAATAAGCTTCAGGATCGAGCCGTTGACCGATACCCGCCAACTCGGCCAGCAATTCCTGCAACTTGTGCAATTTGTCTTTCGAAAAAACACCTTCAATCGCATCATAGCGCTCGTCAACTTCCGCACGGATGCTGCCGTGCAGCTTTTCACCATCTCCGGTCAGCTTTAAATACACGCGGCGTTGGTCGTTTGAAGGTTTCAAACGGACAACCAATCCCGTTTTTTCCAATCTGGTCAGAATACCGGTCAGACTGGGACGCAGAATACAGGCTTGAGCTGCCAAATCCTGAAAATCCAATGTCCCGTTTTCTGCCAGCAGACGGATAATACGCCATTGCTGCTCGGTAATACCGGCATTATTCAGAATCGGCCTGAATTGTACCATCAAAGCTTCGCGGGCTTGAATCAAACTAATATTAATAGATGCATGTTTGGAATGGATACTCATGGTAACCTTCTCCCTTCTCAGGCTAATCTTTTCTTAACCGTATAAATTAACACAGACTTTCCAATGCGAATCATAAAGCGATATTATTATTCACATATTTACCAAATCTGTCGCCACCTATCTGTCTATTGTATCGCTTTTCAATTTAACTAAAATACTAACAAATTAAGTATATGTAAATGTTGGTTTAGTAAAGATAAAGCCTTGTTTAAACAGAAGTCGATTTCAACCATTTCGATAAATTATGACAATATCCTAAAACACCGAGCCTTTCAAGCAAATCAAGGGTTGCCAGCATGGCATCATTCATAAACAAACGGCTTGTCATCGCTTCAACCACTTCATCTAAGCCCATTAGGAAAAACTCAGAAACTTCACCATCTTGATTATCAGGTTTGTTTCTTTCTGGCAACACTATATCAAAAATGTACAGTTTTTCCATATGCAATCCGCGTGAGACCTTACGAACACTCATTCTCCGGCTACAATTTTCGGTAGTCGGCAAGATATTTTCCGACAATCCCGCCTCTTCCCAAGCCTCTCTGTGCATAGCTGCCAAAATGCTTTCGCCGTCTGCCACACCGCCTCCGACCAAATTATCAAGCTTGTCGGGATCCACCGCTTTAAAACGGCTGCGGCGGCCGATCCAAAACTTCCACTCTCCGTTTTCTTCCGTCAAACCGTTAACATGTACGGCTTTACTGCAGAGACCCAAAGGGCGGAAGGCCGAGCGTTCCAAACTGAATAAAATATTGCCGTCGTGATCTTCGACATCGAATTTTTCATTTCTCCATCCGCCAAACAAACCCAATCTATGCCAATTTTGCGTTATGCTTTGCAAACTGTCGGCCATTTCCAACCAACCGTCCGTTTCCAAAAACAAACCTTGTTCGTTATTTTTCAGACGGCCTGTCCAATCCTGCATCAATAGGTCTCGCCATCGGTCATCAAGCAAACCCAAACGTATGCCGTTCAACCACAAGGGCGTCCAGCCCGTGCTGTCGAACACAAACTGCTCCTGTACCACAGCCCACAGCCGGTCTAGTTCTTCCTGCGTCAAAA
Above is a genomic segment from Neisseria weaveri containing:
- the hpaR gene encoding homoprotocatechuate degradation operon regulator HpaR, translated to MSIHSKHASINISLIQAREALMVQFRPILNNAGITEQQWRIIRLLAENGTLDFQDLAAQACILRPSLTGILTRLEKTGLVVRLKPSNDQRRVYLKLTGDGEKLHGSIRAEVDERYDAIEGVFSKDKLHKLQELLAELAGIGQRLDPEAY
- a CDS encoding beta-class carbonic anhydrase: MSELDKILAFNREFVDSGEYAQFFSNKYPEKELAILSCMDARMVELLPRALGLKNGDAKLIKNAGALVTHPWGSVMRSLLVAVFELKVKEIMVIAHHDCGMRGLNPEKFLKRTHEHGIPDDRVVTLRNAGIDLDGWLTGFDNVEDSVRHTVSIIRRHPLMPAEIAVHGLVIHPATGKLTVVVDGKTECAVAPQ
- the hpaC gene encoding 4-hydroxyphenylacetate 3-monooxygenase, reductase component; the encoded protein is MTDTLPENLQQQFRNAMASCAAGVHVITTDGAAGRYGITMTAVAPVTDEPPTVMLCINRKSAIIPVLEENQALCINVLSAKQQDVAEHFAGITKLSPEERFEYHIWHRGRLGQLQVEGALAHLHGQVVAQHEVGTHRVFYVEMNEIHVCAQVDNPALLYFRRRFRDLA
- a CDS encoding NUDIX hydrolase, giving the protein MNPQPSFRLLTQEELDRLWAVVQEQFVFDSTGWTPLWLNGIRLGLLDDRWRDLLMQDWTGRLKNNEQGLFLETDGWLEMADSLQSITQNWHRLGLFGGWRNEKFDVEDHDGNILFSLERSAFRPLGLCSKAVHVNGLTEENGEWKFWIGRRSRFKAVDPDKLDNLVGGGVADGESILAAMHREAWEEAGLSENILPTTENCSRRMSVRKVSRGLHMEKLYIFDIVLPERNKPDNQDGEVSEFFLMGLDEVVEAMTSRLFMNDAMLATLDLLERLGVLGYCHNLSKWLKSTSV
- the nadD gene encoding nicotinate (nicotinamide) nucleotide adenylyltransferase; the encoded protein is MKKIGLFGGTFNPFHNGHFAIAQAFADEVGLDMVVLLPAGNPYHKEDPTGVSAQHRLEMTALAAEADERFAVSDCDIVREGKTYTFDTVQVFRQQFPSAELWWLMGMDSLLQLHTWHKWQTLVKQVNIAVAARQDSHLSQAPQALHAWLGNALQDGSLKLLQTPMYNISSTEIREAVCTGRDTGGVLDRKVEQYIRQHHLYR